A single window of Methylobacterium nodulans ORS 2060 DNA harbors:
- a CDS encoding ABC transporter permease yields MIDPDFLGETLVALSRGLPLTLGLTAGSVACGAVLAALAAAARLSGIPGLGLLARGYIFVFRGTPLLVQLFLIYYGLGQFRYGLQALGLWWFFREPYWCALLALSLNTGAYTAEIFRGGVLAVPHGALLAGRACGMSRLTLLRRVTLPLAARQALPAYGNEIISVVKATALASTITILELTGIAQKLIAQSFRALEIFLCAAAFYLAIVSAIIVLVRLAEAWLSPDLRARPVVAPRAA; encoded by the coding sequence GTGATCGATCCGGACTTCCTCGGCGAGACCCTGGTCGCGCTGTCGCGCGGCCTGCCCCTGACGCTCGGCCTCACGGCGGGCTCCGTCGCCTGCGGGGCGGTCCTGGCGGCCCTCGCGGCGGCCGCACGCCTCTCCGGGATTCCGGGCCTCGGCCTGCTCGCGCGCGGATACATCTTCGTGTTCCGCGGTACGCCGCTCCTGGTGCAGCTCTTCCTGATCTATTACGGGCTCGGCCAGTTCCGGTACGGCCTCCAGGCGCTCGGCCTGTGGTGGTTCTTCCGCGAGCCCTATTGGTGCGCCCTGCTGGCGCTCAGCCTGAACACCGGCGCCTACACGGCCGAGATTTTTCGCGGTGGGGTGCTGGCGGTGCCGCACGGGGCGCTCCTGGCCGGGCGCGCCTGCGGCATGTCGCGGCTCACGCTGCTGCGGCGCGTGACCCTGCCGCTCGCCGCCCGGCAGGCGCTGCCGGCCTACGGCAACGAGATCATCTCGGTGGTGAAGGCCACCGCGCTCGCTTCGACCATCACCATCCTCGAACTCACCGGCATCGCCCAGAAGCTGATCGCCCAGAGCTTCCGGGCGCTGGAGATCTTCCTCTGCGCGGCCGCCTTCTATCTGGCGATCGTGAGCGCCATCATCGTCCTGGTGCGGCTGGCGGAGGCATGGCTCTCGCCCGACCTGCGTGCGCGGCCGGTGGTTGCGCCGCGCGCCGCGTGA
- a CDS encoding GNAT family N-acetyltransferase encodes MSSLPLVICPERVGDSDAIDRLHERAFGPGRFARTAYRLREGVAHLPDLSFTALVGTLLVGSVRVSPVRIGGTPALMLGPLTVDPAFGSRGIGAALMTASLDAARDGGHGLVLLVGDAPYYARFGFRPVPPRRLTLPGPVDPARFLVLELREGALEGVTGAIVGGA; translated from the coding sequence GTGAGCTCTCTCCCCCTCGTCATCTGCCCCGAACGCGTGGGCGATTCCGACGCGATCGATCGCCTGCACGAGCGGGCCTTCGGCCCCGGCCGCTTTGCGCGCACCGCCTACCGGCTGCGCGAGGGCGTGGCGCATCTGCCCGACCTCTCCTTCACGGCCCTCGTCGGCACGCTGCTCGTCGGCTCGGTCCGGGTCTCGCCGGTCCGGATCGGCGGCACGCCGGCCCTGATGCTCGGTCCGCTCACGGTCGACCCGGCCTTCGGCAGCCGCGGCATCGGCGCCGCGCTGATGACGGCATCGCTCGACGCCGCGCGGGACGGCGGGCACGGCCTCGTGCTGCTCGTCGGCGATGCGCCCTATTACGCCCGCTTCGGCTTCCGCCCGGTTCCGCCGCGGCGCCTCACGCTGCCGGGGCCGGTGGACCCGGCGCGGTTCCTGGTGCTGGAACTGCGCGAGGGGGCGCTGGAGGGCGTGACGGGGGCCATCGTCGGCGGGGCCTGA
- a CDS encoding ABC transporter permease: protein MDALALLGPGGWGPALLLAAGTTLALALCGFLVGAVIGALAASAKLSGLLPLRAAADVYTTLLRGVPDLLVIYLLYFGGSAALGSVAGLFGASGFVGLPPFAVGVAALGIISGAYQAEVFRGAYLALDRGQIEAARAVGMSPALLFRRVVTPLVARTALPGLGNVWQILLKDSALVSVTGLVELLRQAQVGAGSTRQPFTFYLAAAALYLAITTLSTWGFSRAEAHARRGLP from the coding sequence GTGGACGCCCTCGCGCTCCTCGGGCCGGGCGGTTGGGGCCCGGCCCTCCTGCTGGCAGCGGGCACCACGCTCGCGCTGGCGCTGTGCGGCTTCCTGGTCGGCGCGGTGATCGGGGCGCTCGCCGCCTCGGCCAAGCTGTCGGGCCTGCTGCCCCTGCGGGCGGCGGCGGATGTCTACACCACGCTGCTGCGCGGGGTGCCGGATCTCCTCGTGATCTATCTCCTGTATTTCGGCGGCAGCGCCGCGCTCGGCTCCGTTGCCGGCCTGTTCGGCGCCTCGGGCTTCGTCGGCCTGCCACCCTTCGCGGTCGGGGTCGCGGCGCTGGGGATCATCTCGGGGGCCTACCAGGCCGAGGTCTTCCGCGGCGCCTATCTGGCCCTCGACCGGGGGCAGATCGAGGCCGCGCGGGCCGTCGGCATGTCGCCCGCGCTCCTGTTCCGGCGGGTGGTGACGCCGCTCGTCGCCCGCACGGCCCTGCCCGGCCTCGGCAATGTCTGGCAGATCCTCCTCAAGGATTCGGCCCTGGTCTCGGTGACCGGGCTGGTGGAGCTCCTGCGGCAGGCGCAGGTCGGGGCGGGCTCGACCCGCCAGCCCTTCACCTTCTATCTCGCCGCCGCCGCCCTCTACCTCGCCATCACCACGCTCTCGACCTGGGGTTTCTCCCGGGCGGAGGCCCATGCGCGACGGGGGCTGCCGTGA
- a CDS encoding membrane protein: protein MLSLSFSPLVPVPVLWGLLALAAVLGVLAYLARGPVALLRVLVLALVLAALANPSLVQEEREPVKDIAAVIIDRSGSQMLGDRPAMTDQVKAELQRRFGGLTEVEPRFIEVPEAGSDEGTKLFTALSNALADVPPDRLAGVVMVTDGVVHDIPANAAALGFKAPLHILVTGRPDERDRQIRLIEAPRFGIVGREQTIRAEVMERGGTGSAVVTVRRDGEEVVRQSVRTGRPFTLTLRIEHGGPNVVEIEAEALPGELTTANNRAVLPIEGIREKLRVLLVSGEPHAGERTWRNLLKSDANVDLVHFTILRPPEKQDGTPISELSLIAFPTRELFQQKIKDFDLIIFDRYANQSVLPSSYFDNIVRYVREGGALLIAAGPEFASAASLARTRLAAILPGEPNGRVVERPFKAALTGSGQRHPVTRDLPGSEASPPAWGDWLRLIGAEVRPGITPIMAGADALPLLALSREEKGRVALLLSDHAWLWARGYQEGGPHLDLLRRLGHWLMKEPALEEEALRAATTGHGREVRVERQTMADTTEPVTVTAPSGATRSLTLSPDKPGLFAATFEAGELGLHTLRSGNLVSFVSVGPANPRELVDVFSDTERLRPVAEATGGSVRRLAEAGGGVTVPRLQIARSGRLAGAEWIGFRPSDSAVVRGVSVYPLALGLVALALLAAAVVAMWLAEGRRGQA, encoded by the coding sequence ATGCTGAGCCTGAGCTTCTCACCCCTCGTCCCGGTCCCGGTCCTGTGGGGATTGCTCGCGCTGGCGGCCGTGCTCGGCGTGCTGGCCTATCTGGCGCGCGGGCCGGTGGCGCTGCTGCGCGTGCTCGTCCTCGCCCTGGTGCTCGCGGCGCTCGCGAATCCCTCTCTCGTCCAGGAGGAGCGCGAGCCGGTCAAGGACATCGCGGCCGTGATCATCGACCGCTCGGGCTCGCAGATGCTCGGCGACCGGCCGGCCATGACCGACCAGGTGAAGGCCGAGCTGCAGCGGCGCTTCGGCGGGCTGACGGAGGTCGAGCCCCGCTTCATCGAGGTGCCGGAGGCCGGCAGCGACGAGGGCACCAAGCTCTTCACCGCCCTGTCGAACGCGCTGGCCGACGTGCCGCCGGACCGTCTCGCGGGCGTCGTCATGGTCACGGACGGCGTCGTTCACGACATCCCGGCCAACGCGGCGGCGCTCGGCTTCAAGGCGCCGCTGCACATTCTCGTCACCGGCCGGCCGGACGAGCGCGACCGGCAGATCCGTCTCATCGAGGCGCCCCGCTTCGGCATCGTCGGGCGCGAGCAGACCATCCGCGCCGAGGTGATGGAGCGCGGCGGCACCGGCTCGGCCGTGGTGACCGTGCGCCGCGACGGCGAGGAGGTGGTGCGCCAGTCCGTGCGCACCGGCCGGCCCTTCACCCTGACGCTGCGCATCGAGCATGGCGGGCCGAACGTGGTCGAGATCGAGGCCGAGGCGCTGCCGGGCGAGCTGACCACGGCCAACAACCGCGCCGTGCTGCCGATCGAGGGCATCCGCGAGAAGCTGCGCGTCCTGCTCGTCTCCGGCGAGCCGCATGCGGGCGAGCGCACCTGGCGCAACCTGCTCAAGTCCGACGCCAATGTCGATCTCGTCCACTTCACCATCCTGCGCCCGCCCGAGAAGCAGGACGGTACCCCGATCTCGGAACTCTCGCTCATCGCCTTCCCGACCCGCGAGCTGTTCCAGCAGAAGATCAAGGACTTCGACCTGATCATCTTCGACCGCTACGCCAACCAGAGCGTGCTGCCGTCGAGCTACTTCGACAACATCGTGCGCTACGTGCGCGAGGGCGGGGCGCTGCTGATCGCGGCGGGACCGGAATTCGCCTCGGCCGCCAGCCTCGCGCGCACGCGGCTCGCCGCGATCCTGCCGGGCGAGCCGAACGGCCGGGTGGTCGAGCGGCCCTTCAAGGCGGCGCTCACCGGCAGCGGCCAGCGTCACCCGGTCACGCGCGACCTGCCGGGCTCCGAGGCGAGCCCGCCGGCCTGGGGCGACTGGCTGCGGCTGATCGGGGCCGAGGTGCGTCCCGGCATCACGCCGATCATGGCGGGCGCCGACGCGCTGCCGCTGCTCGCCCTCTCGCGCGAGGAGAAGGGGCGCGTCGCGCTCCTCCTGTCGGACCATGCCTGGCTGTGGGCGCGCGGCTATCAGGAGGGCGGCCCGCATCTCGACCTGCTGCGGCGCCTCGGCCACTGGCTGATGAAGGAGCCGGCGCTCGAGGAGGAGGCGTTGCGCGCGGCCACCACGGGCCATGGCCGCGAGGTCCGGGTCGAGCGCCAGACCATGGCCGACACCACCGAGCCCGTCACCGTGACGGCGCCGAGCGGCGCCACGCGGAGCCTCACCTTAAGCCCCGACAAGCCGGGCCTGTTCGCCGCCACCTTCGAGGCGGGCGAACTCGGCCTGCACACGCTGCGGTCGGGCAATCTCGTCAGCTTCGTCAGCGTCGGACCGGCCAATCCGCGCGAACTCGTCGACGTGTTCAGCGACACCGAGCGCCTGCGCCCGGTGGCCGAGGCGACGGGCGGCTCCGTGCGCCGCCTCGCCGAGGCCGGCGGCGGCGTGACCGTGCCGCGGCTGCAGATCGCCCGCTCGGGACGGCTCGCGGGCGCCGAGTGGATCGGCTTCCGGCCGAGCGACAGCGCGGTGGTGCGCGGCGTCTCGGTCTATCCGCTGGCGCTCGGCCTCGTCGCCCTCGCGCTGCTGGCGGCCGCCGTGGTGGCCATGTGGCTCGCGGAGGGGAGGCGGGGGCAGGCGTGA
- a CDS encoding transporter substrate-binding domain-containing protein codes for MPGFSTPPMLRPLVAFAALALVAIGAAGPAAAEEAVPPVVRIATEGAYAPYNFTKPDGSLDGYEIELAREVCRRAKLTCEFVVQDWDGVVPGLQAKKFDAIMSGMTITDARLKVIDFTRPYSSDFSGLAVDRNGPLARLPLADRKLSLTADEAQAVKAIDEIKPLLKGMAVGVQVSTIHAAFLDKYLKGTVEIREYKTTEQHDLDLAAGRIDAIFANDAVLRATAEKPEFKGSIALAGPRFRGGILGQGVAMGLRKGETALKARLDEGIGSVIADGTLKALSIKWFKVDMTPQG; via the coding sequence ATGCCAGGATTCTCCACCCCTCCGATGCTCCGGCCGCTCGTCGCGTTCGCCGCCCTCGCGCTCGTCGCGATCGGAGCAGCGGGTCCGGCCGCCGCAGAGGAAGCGGTCCCGCCCGTGGTGCGCATCGCCACCGAGGGAGCCTACGCGCCCTACAACTTCACCAAGCCGGACGGCAGCCTCGACGGCTACGAGATCGAGCTCGCCCGGGAGGTCTGCAGGCGCGCCAAGCTCACCTGCGAATTCGTGGTGCAGGACTGGGACGGGGTAGTGCCGGGCCTGCAGGCGAAGAAGTTCGACGCGATCATGTCGGGCATGACCATCACGGATGCGCGCCTCAAGGTGATCGACTTCACGCGCCCCTATAGCAGCGACTTCTCGGGGCTCGCCGTCGACCGCAACGGGCCGCTCGCCAGGCTCCCCCTCGCCGACCGGAAGCTCAGCCTGACCGCCGACGAGGCGCAGGCGGTGAAGGCCATCGACGAGATCAAGCCGCTCCTCAAGGGCATGGCCGTGGGCGTCCAGGTCTCGACCATCCACGCCGCCTTCCTCGACAAGTACCTCAAGGGTACGGTCGAGATCCGCGAGTACAAGACCACCGAGCAGCATGACCTCGACCTTGCGGCCGGGCGCATCGACGCGATCTTCGCCAACGACGCGGTGCTGCGCGCCACCGCCGAGAAGCCGGAATTCAAGGGGAGCATCGCGCTGGCCGGGCCGCGCTTCCGGGGCGGCATCCTCGGGCAGGGGGTGGCGATGGGGCTGCGCAAGGGCGAGACGGCGCTGAAGGCCCGCCTCGACGAGGGCATCGGCTCGGTCATCGCCGACGGCACGCTCAAGGCCCTCTCGATCAAGTGGTTCAAGGTCGACATGACGCCCCAGGGCTGA
- a CDS encoding methionine ABC transporter ATP-binding protein, translating into MTAPVRVPAPADLGDRLGASDALVRLEGIAKTYPARRGAAAITALDGIDLAVRRGSVLGVIGRSGAGKSTLIRLVNGLERPTSGRVIVDGAEISSLSEAALRRERRGIGMIFQHFNLLSSRTAAGNIAFPLEIAGYDRAAIRARVDELLALVGLADRGDRYPAELSGGQKQRVGIARALATKPKVLLSDEATSALDPETTRSILDLLGRINRELGLTILLITHEMSVIRAIAHEVAVLDGGRIAESGDVFEVFTRPQAAITRTFLDRETGRALPPVLAARLMPEGAGETTVLRITFRGPHATDPVLAQLAHDAGIEPCILSGTVDEIAGRPFGTLVVGVSSAPGLVARAQDFLRARNLDVEVLGSLPAAAWPPASRTGSSQTGSNHVA; encoded by the coding sequence ATGACCGCCCCGGTGCGCGTGCCGGCCCCGGCCGACCTCGGCGACCGCCTCGGCGCGTCCGACGCGCTGGTACGCCTTGAGGGAATCGCCAAGACCTACCCGGCGCGCCGGGGTGCTGCGGCCATCACGGCCCTGGACGGCATCGACCTCGCGGTGCGGCGCGGCTCGGTGCTCGGCGTGATCGGGCGGTCCGGCGCCGGCAAGTCGACCCTGATCCGCCTCGTCAACGGGCTGGAGCGGCCGACGAGCGGGCGCGTCATCGTCGACGGCGCCGAGATCTCCAGCCTCTCCGAGGCCGCCCTGCGCCGCGAGCGGCGCGGCATCGGCATGATCTTTCAGCATTTCAACCTGCTCTCGTCGCGGACGGCCGCCGGCAACATCGCCTTCCCGCTCGAGATCGCGGGCTATGACAGGGCGGCGATCCGCGCCCGGGTCGACGAGCTACTGGCGCTGGTCGGGCTCGCCGACCGGGGCGACCGCTACCCGGCCGAATTGTCGGGCGGGCAGAAGCAGCGGGTCGGCATCGCCCGGGCGCTCGCCACCAAGCCGAAGGTGCTGCTCTCCGACGAGGCCACCTCGGCCCTCGACCCCGAGACGACGCGCTCGATCCTCGATCTGCTCGGGCGCATCAACCGCGAGCTTGGCCTCACCATCCTGCTCATCACCCACGAGATGTCGGTGATCCGGGCCATCGCCCACGAGGTCGCAGTGCTCGATGGCGGCCGCATCGCCGAGAGCGGCGATGTCTTCGAGGTCTTCACCCGCCCGCAGGCGGCGATCACCCGCACCTTCCTCGACCGCGAGACCGGCCGCGCCCTGCCGCCGGTCCTGGCCGCCCGGCTGATGCCGGAGGGCGCGGGCGAGACCACCGTGCTGCGCATCACCTTCCGGGGGCCGCACGCCACCGACCCGGTGCTGGCGCAGCTCGCGCACGATGCGGGCATCGAGCCCTGCATCCTCTCGGGCACGGTCGACGAGATCGCCGGACGCCCCTTCGGCACGCTCGTGGTCGGGGTGTCGTCGGCGCCCGGCCTCGTCGCCCGCGCCCAGGACTTCCTCCGGGCGCGCAACCTCGACGTGGAGGTGCTGGGCTCGCTGCCCGCCGCCGCGTGGCCGCCCGCCAGCCGGACCGGATCGAGCCAGACCGGATCAAACCATGTCGCCTGA
- a CDS encoding MetQ/NlpA family ABC transporter substrate-binding protein has protein sequence MLRVLTLVAALAAALPAAAADRVRIGATPGPHAQILEAVKPIAAKHGIDLQVQEFSDYVIPNEALAAGELEANSFQHQPYLDNQKADRGYKLDSVAQTVNFPMGIYSKRYKSWDAVPDGATIAIQNDPTNGGRSLLLLQDKGVITLKEGVGFKPSVADIVKNPKKLRFIEVDAAQTPRSLDDVDAAAVNTNYAEPAGLKPTDAILREEPKGPYVNVIAVRSADKDKPWVKALVESYRSPEVKDFVEKTFKGAVLTSW, from the coding sequence ATGTTGCGTGTTCTCACCCTCGTGGCGGCGCTCGCCGCCGCTCTTCCCGCCGCGGCCGCCGACCGCGTGCGCATCGGCGCCACGCCGGGCCCCCACGCCCAGATCCTGGAGGCAGTCAAACCGATCGCGGCCAAGCACGGCATCGACCTCCAGGTGCAGGAATTCTCCGACTACGTCATTCCCAACGAGGCGCTCGCGGCCGGCGAGCTGGAGGCCAACTCCTTCCAGCATCAGCCCTATCTCGACAACCAGAAGGCCGATCGCGGCTACAAGCTCGACAGCGTCGCCCAGACGGTGAATTTCCCGATGGGGATCTACTCGAAGCGATACAAGTCCTGGGATGCGGTGCCGGACGGCGCCACGATCGCGATCCAGAACGACCCGACCAATGGCGGGCGCTCGCTCCTGCTCCTGCAGGACAAGGGCGTGATCACCCTGAAGGAGGGCGTCGGCTTCAAGCCGAGCGTCGCCGACATCGTGAAGAACCCGAAGAAGCTGCGCTTCATCGAGGTCGACGCCGCCCAGACCCCGCGCTCCCTCGACGACGTGGATGCGGCGGCGGTCAACACCAACTACGCGGAGCCTGCCGGGCTCAAGCCCACCGACGCGATCCTGCGCGAGGAGCCGAAGGGCCCCTACGTGAACGTCATCGCGGTGCGCAGCGCCGACAAGGACAAGCCCTGGGTGAAGGCGCTGGTGGAATCCTACCGCTCGCCCGAGGTGAAGGACTTCGTGGAGAAGACCTTCAAGGGCGCGGTGCTGACGAGCTGGTAG
- a CDS encoding ABC transporter ATP-binding protein, whose translation MLAPAPPRSDAVAVRNLTKRFGTHEVLRGVSLSAREGEVVAILGSSGSGKSTLLRCINLLEVPEAGEITVGGETVAWRARRGGRVPADRHQVEQLRARVGMVFQSFNLWSHRTVLENVIEAPVHVQHRPKADCIAEAEALLAKVGIAEKRDHYPAHLSGGQQQRAAIARALAMHPQVLLFDEPTSALDPERVAEVLRVIRALAEEGRTMLIVTHEMAFAREVAHRVVFLHEGRIEEEGAPDALFRSPRSERLRQFLARGG comes from the coding sequence GTGCTGGCTCCCGCTCCGCCCCGCTCCGACGCCGTCGCGGTCCGCAACCTGACGAAGCGCTTCGGCACCCACGAGGTGCTGCGCGGCGTCTCGCTCTCCGCCCGGGAGGGCGAGGTGGTGGCGATCCTGGGCTCGTCCGGCTCGGGCAAGTCGACGCTCCTGCGCTGCATCAACCTCCTGGAGGTGCCGGAGGCGGGCGAGATCACGGTCGGCGGCGAGACGGTCGCCTGGCGGGCTCGCCGCGGCGGGCGCGTGCCGGCCGACCGGCATCAGGTGGAGCAGCTCCGCGCGCGGGTCGGCATGGTGTTCCAGAGCTTCAACCTCTGGTCCCATCGCACGGTGCTGGAGAACGTCATCGAGGCGCCGGTCCACGTCCAGCACCGCCCGAAGGCGGACTGCATCGCCGAGGCCGAGGCGCTCCTCGCCAAGGTCGGCATCGCCGAGAAGCGAGACCATTACCCCGCCCATCTCTCGGGCGGGCAGCAGCAGCGGGCCGCGATCGCCCGGGCGCTCGCCATGCATCCGCAGGTGCTGCTGTTCGACGAGCCGACCTCGGCCCTCGATCCGGAGCGGGTGGCGGAGGTGCTGCGGGTGATCCGGGCGCTCGCGGAAGAGGGGCGCACGATGCTGATCGTCACCCATGAGATGGCCTTCGCCCGCGAGGTCGCCCACCGGGTGGTCTTCCTGCACGAGGGCCGGATCGAGGAGGAGGGCGCGCCGGACGCGCTGTTCCGCTCGCCGCGCTCGGAGCGGCTGCGGCAGTTCCTGGCCCGGGGCGGGTAG
- a CDS encoding DUF4267 domain-containing protein → MPATRPDQTLLSRRTAETLAKGLGLFSIGLGLVELLAPRRLTRTLGMPGFEGVVQAYGVREITNGVAILASHDPTPWLWTRVGGDALDLATLATGLDSDNARKSHVMLAFAAVAGVTAADIACARALEEQRETHRGPFRDFSDRSGFPRPPNAMRGAARDFAIPKDFRTPELLRPFPQSRGAAPLTGSPAS, encoded by the coding sequence ATGCCCGCGACGCGCCCCGACCAGACCCTGCTCTCCCGCCGCACCGCCGAAACCCTCGCCAAGGGGCTCGGCCTGTTCTCGATCGGCCTCGGGCTCGTCGAGCTTCTCGCGCCGCGCCGCCTGACCCGCACCCTCGGCATGCCCGGCTTCGAGGGGGTGGTGCAGGCCTACGGGGTGCGCGAGATCACGAACGGCGTCGCCATCCTCGCCTCGCACGATCCGACGCCTTGGCTGTGGACGCGGGTCGGAGGGGATGCGCTCGACCTCGCCACGCTGGCGACCGGCCTCGATAGCGACAATGCCCGCAAATCCCACGTGATGCTGGCTTTCGCGGCGGTGGCGGGCGTGACCGCGGCCGACATCGCCTGCGCCAGGGCGCTGGAGGAGCAGCGCGAGACGCATCGCGGGCCGTTCCGCGACTTCAGCGACCGCAGCGGCTTCCCGCGCCCGCCGAACGCCATGCGGGGCGCCGCGCGCGACTTCGCGATCCCGAAGGACTTCCGCACGCCGGAGCTGCTGCGGCCGTTCCCGCAGAGCCGCGGTGCGGCGCCCCTCACCGGAAGTCCCGCGTCCTGA
- a CDS encoding methionine ABC transporter permease, whose product MSPELLRLLVVATGDTLRMVAIAAGLGTLFGLPLGVFLATSGRGELFAAPWANRVLGILVNATRSTPFIILVVAIIPFTRLVAGTSIGTNAATVPLTVAATPFIARLVEGAIREVDAGLVEAARAFGASPLQIVLKVLIPEALPGIVLGLTLAVVSLIGFSAMVGAVGGGGLGDLGIRYGYQRFMPEMMAAVVAVLIVLVQAVQTIGDRLARRLNKRLRHA is encoded by the coding sequence ATGTCGCCTGAACTCCTGCGCCTCCTCGTCGTCGCCACCGGCGACACCCTGCGGATGGTGGCGATCGCCGCCGGCCTCGGCACCCTGTTCGGCCTGCCGCTCGGCGTCTTCCTCGCCACGAGCGGGCGGGGCGAGCTCTTCGCCGCGCCCTGGGCCAACCGGGTGCTCGGCATCCTGGTCAACGCGACGCGCTCGACGCCCTTCATCATCCTGGTCGTGGCGATCATCCCGTTCACGCGGCTCGTCGCCGGCACCTCGATCGGCACCAACGCCGCGACGGTGCCGCTCACGGTCGCGGCGACGCCCTTCATCGCCCGCCTAGTCGAGGGTGCAATCCGCGAGGTCGATGCCGGCCTCGTCGAGGCCGCCCGCGCCTTCGGGGCGAGCCCGCTCCAGATCGTGCTGAAGGTGCTGATCCCCGAGGCGCTGCCCGGGATCGTGCTCGGCCTGACCCTCGCGGTGGTCTCGCTCATCGGCTTCTCGGCCATGGTCGGCGCGGTCGGCGGCGGCGGGCTCGGCGATCTCGGCATCCGCTACGGCTATCAGCGCTTCATGCCCGAGATGATGGCCGCGGTGGTCGCCGTGCTGATCGTCCTCGTGCAGGCCGTGCAGACGATCGGCGACCGGCTCGCGCGCCGCCTCAACAAGCGCCTGCGCCACGCCTGA
- a CDS encoding zinc-dependent alcohol dehydrogenase → MKALVWHGTADIRCESVPDPRIEDDRDAIVRVTTCAICGSDLHLYDHFMPGMEKGDIMGHEFMGEVMEVGSGAKSALKVGERIVVPFTIICGQCDQCRRGNFSVCERSNRNKAIADKVFGHATAGLFGYTHLTGGYPGGQAEYVRVPFADKTHIKVPSGLTDEQVLFLGDIFPTGWQAAVQCDIEPTDTVAIWGCGPVGQMAIRSAILLGARQVVAIDCVPERLSMARAGGATTIDFREESVVERLNALTDGKGPEKCIDAVGLEAHATATLDSIYDRAKQAVMAETDRPHVLREMIYVCRPAGTLSVPGVYGGLIDKLPFGALMNKGLTVRTGQTHVNRWTDDLVRRIEEGQIDPSFVITHSVGLERGPEMYKTFRDKKDNCIKVVLKP, encoded by the coding sequence ATGAAGGCTCTGGTTTGGCACGGAACGGCGGATATCCGCTGCGAATCGGTTCCGGACCCGCGCATCGAGGACGATCGCGACGCCATCGTCAGGGTGACGACCTGTGCCATCTGCGGCTCGGACCTGCACCTCTACGACCACTTCATGCCCGGCATGGAGAAGGGCGACATCATGGGCCACGAGTTCATGGGCGAGGTGATGGAGGTCGGCAGCGGCGCCAAGTCCGCCCTCAAGGTCGGCGAGCGCATCGTGGTGCCGTTCACGATCATCTGCGGCCAGTGCGACCAGTGCCGGCGCGGCAATTTCTCCGTCTGCGAGCGCTCGAACCGCAACAAGGCCATCGCCGACAAGGTCTTCGGCCACGCCACCGCGGGGCTGTTCGGCTACACGCATCTCACGGGCGGCTATCCGGGCGGACAGGCCGAGTATGTCCGCGTGCCCTTCGCGGACAAGACGCACATCAAGGTGCCGTCGGGCCTCACCGACGAGCAGGTGCTCTTCCTCGGCGACATCTTCCCGACCGGCTGGCAGGCCGCCGTGCAATGCGACATCGAGCCGACCGACACGGTGGCGATCTGGGGCTGCGGGCCGGTCGGCCAGATGGCGATCCGCTCGGCGATCCTGCTCGGCGCCCGGCAGGTGGTTGCCATCGACTGCGTCCCCGAGCGCCTCAGCATGGCGCGGGCGGGGGGCGCCACCACGATCGACTTCCGCGAGGAGAGCGTCGTCGAGCGCCTCAACGCACTGACGGACGGCAAGGGCCCCGAGAAATGCATCGACGCGGTCGGCCTCGAAGCCCACGCCACCGCGACCCTCGACTCGATCTACGACCGCGCCAAGCAGGCGGTGATGGCCGAGACCGACCGGCCGCACGTGCTGCGCGAGATGATCTATGTCTGCCGCCCGGCCGGCACCCTGTCGGTCCCGGGCGTCTATGGCGGGCTCATCGACAAGCTCCCGTTCGGGGCGCTGATGAACAAGGGGCTCACCGTCCGCACCGGCCAGACCCATGTGAACCGCTGGACCGACGACCTCGTGCGGCGGATCGAGGAAGGCCAGATCGATCCCTCCTTCGTCATCACGCACAGCGTCGGCCTGGAACGGGGCCCCGAGATGTACAAGACCTTCCGCGACAAGAAGGACAACTGCATCAAGGTCGTGCTGAAGCCCTGA